Proteins found in one Gordonia sp. PDNC005 genomic segment:
- a CDS encoding acyl-CoA dehydrogenase family protein: MRLGDVDIFNPRTCEFTEFDATTRRMLGATVDYFETLGKQRLLAENRDRIWYQDFLDFVKRERLFATFLTPAEFADGDPDKRWDTARNARLSQVLGFYGMQYWYVWQVTVLGLMPIWQSTNTEARRRAAILLEQGEIFAFGLSERAHGADVYSTDMLLEPRPNGAGFTATGGKYYIGNGNRAAMVSVFGRRSDASIIDSSSTDRRLSDAEYSGYMFFAADSRADEYKLRKNVVDSQMYVAAFDLEDYPVDDADILHTGRAAFDAAMNTVNVGKFNLGFGAIGACEHAMYEALTHADSRVLFGHRVTEFPQVRGLVADSYARLAGMKLYSERAIDYMRSAHRDDRRYLLVSAIEKMSVTRNGQRLYEDIADVIAARGFENDMYFPVGLTAMFGLPRLEGTVHVNMALALKFMPGYMFDPSDIGLAALGRLPSAIPTSSVAGALRWAGRHAATAVPRLRKEVARIPTTDVPKRRDAADDTFLFNQGPSSGLGNIVFPDWRPVFEQFSEIPNVAVFLDQALTFQSLLAAAAPTSDQRSDVDFLFALGELFTLIPYAQLILEQARLLGTDRDVLDHLFDLLVRDFSRHAVTLNGKPTSTPAQQRRALELIRRPIADDDRTGRVLGQARELAGAYTMNP; encoded by the coding sequence ATGAGATTGGGCGACGTGGACATTTTCAACCCCCGCACCTGCGAATTCACTGAGTTCGACGCCACAACCCGCCGCATGCTCGGCGCAACCGTCGACTACTTCGAAACGCTGGGAAAGCAGCGTCTGCTGGCTGAGAACAGAGATCGGATCTGGTACCAGGACTTCCTCGATTTCGTGAAGAGAGAGCGTCTGTTCGCCACATTCCTCACGCCTGCCGAGTTCGCGGACGGCGACCCGGACAAGCGGTGGGACACGGCACGCAACGCACGTCTGAGTCAGGTCCTCGGCTTCTACGGAATGCAGTATTGGTACGTCTGGCAAGTCACCGTCCTAGGACTCATGCCGATCTGGCAGAGCACGAACACGGAAGCACGCCGACGGGCTGCGATCCTTCTCGAGCAGGGCGAGATCTTCGCTTTCGGATTGTCCGAGCGGGCGCACGGCGCGGACGTGTACTCCACAGACATGCTCCTCGAGCCGCGACCGAACGGAGCCGGATTCACCGCGACAGGCGGCAAGTACTACATCGGCAACGGCAACCGCGCGGCAATGGTCTCGGTATTCGGTCGCCGCTCAGATGCATCGATCATCGACTCGTCGAGCACCGACCGACGACTGTCGGATGCCGAGTATTCCGGTTACATGTTCTTCGCCGCGGACTCTCGGGCCGACGAGTACAAGTTGCGCAAGAACGTCGTCGACTCGCAGATGTACGTAGCCGCGTTCGACCTCGAGGACTATCCCGTCGACGATGCCGACATCCTCCACACCGGTCGGGCGGCTTTCGACGCGGCGATGAACACAGTCAACGTCGGGAAGTTCAATCTCGGATTCGGCGCAATCGGCGCGTGCGAACACGCAATGTACGAGGCACTCACCCACGCCGATTCGCGCGTGCTGTTCGGACACCGAGTCACTGAGTTCCCGCAGGTCCGGGGTCTGGTGGCGGACAGTTACGCCCGCCTCGCCGGGATGAAGCTGTACAGCGAACGCGCCATCGACTACATGCGCTCCGCGCATCGAGACGACCGTCGGTACCTGCTGGTGAGTGCCATCGAGAAGATGTCGGTGACTCGAAACGGACAACGACTCTACGAGGACATCGCTGATGTCATCGCCGCGCGCGGATTCGAGAACGACATGTACTTCCCAGTCGGGCTGACGGCCATGTTCGGGTTGCCACGTCTCGAGGGAACAGTTCACGTGAACATGGCCCTCGCCCTCAAGTTCATGCCCGGATACATGTTCGATCCTTCCGACATCGGGCTCGCGGCGTTGGGCCGCCTTCCGTCGGCGATACCGACTTCGTCTGTCGCCGGGGCACTTCGCTGGGCGGGTCGGCACGCCGCAACCGCCGTCCCTCGCCTTCGGAAGGAGGTCGCGCGCATACCCACCACCGATGTGCCAAAACGCCGGGACGCGGCCGATGACACCTTCCTGTTCAACCAGGGCCCGAGCTCGGGTCTCGGCAACATCGTGTTTCCTGATTGGCGTCCGGTCTTCGAGCAGTTCTCGGAGATTCCGAACGTCGCAGTATTCCTCGACCAAGCACTGACATTCCAGTCGCTGCTCGCCGCGGCCGCGCCGACGTCCGATCAGCGCAGCGATGTCGATTTCCTCTTCGCGCTCGGTGAGCTGTTCACGTTGATCCCATATGCGCAGTTGATCCTTGAGCAGGCTCGGCTCCTGGGAACAGATCGTGATGTGCTGGATCACCTCTTTGATCTGCTGGTACGCGACTTCTCTCGCCACGCGGTGACCTTGAACGGCAAGCCTACGTCTACTCCTGCCCAGCAGCGCAGAGCGCTCGAACTCATCCGCCGCCCGATCGCCGACGACGACCGGACCGGGCGGGTGCTGGGACAGGCCAGGGAACTCGCCGGCGCCTACACAATGAACCCTTGA
- a CDS encoding TetR family transcriptional regulator: MAKHDPQARRQAIIEAAADLIAEVGPGKLTHRLVAARAEVPLGSTTAYFTSIDDLRQAALAFHVEDIDRTLKQIGDEFVADPAGAPDRLVDYLFDYLSDQRSVASAAALNSTATFDPQVRELARRWTDGMIEALAEHIGRDNALAVAIISDGACVHAAIRGAPVSKADLQRAFAPFLNHPEDT, from the coding sequence ATGGCGAAGCACGATCCGCAGGCGCGACGTCAAGCGATCATCGAGGCCGCCGCCGACCTGATCGCCGAAGTGGGGCCGGGCAAATTGACTCATCGACTGGTGGCTGCCCGCGCCGAGGTTCCGTTGGGGTCGACGACGGCGTACTTCACCTCCATCGACGACCTCCGCCAGGCGGCCCTGGCCTTTCACGTCGAAGACATCGATCGCACCTTGAAACAGATCGGCGACGAGTTCGTCGCCGACCCGGCGGGTGCTCCGGATCGACTCGTCGACTATCTGTTCGACTACCTCTCAGATCAGCGGAGCGTCGCGTCTGCCGCCGCGCTCAACTCGACGGCCACATTCGACCCGCAGGTCCGTGAGCTGGCCCGACGGTGGACCGACGGCATGATCGAAGCGCTCGCCGAACACATCGGCCGCGACAACGCGCTCGCTGTCGCGATCATCTCCGACGGCGCGTGCGTGCACGCCGCCATCCGCGGTGCCCCCGTCTCCAAAGCCGACCTGCAACGAGCCTTTGCGCCCTTCCTGAATCACCCTGAGGACACCTGA
- a CDS encoding oxygenase MpaB family protein, with amino-acid sequence MTTHIDRPAFDTPTMPLRKVDNGFFGPDSPTWKVWTSPTALIGFQRAVTLEHFDPALTASVADVGGIYTDPYGRLDHTFAYFLVVAVGDSRMAVTASDHLLKVHAQSTGVDPITGRRYSANNPDSQLWIHVTGWHSVLKCYEMYGPGRLTAEEEERYWADCVIAAELQTCRPSDVPTNRDEVREYFEAVRSGLCVSERAHRGMHYLLHTPIDRGPRVWASSRIVAPAAIATLPKWMRTVGGFDHSAIVDAAYPPAVRAAVGLLRRDPQLTSRLVRRAIGPMTGALYAQHLSSPSPDSAATPTVAHAREIYRSSRGPAPENGVPVA; translated from the coding sequence ATGACCACACACATCGACCGGCCGGCCTTCGACACACCGACCATGCCCCTCCGAAAGGTCGACAACGGCTTCTTCGGTCCCGACTCCCCCACCTGGAAGGTGTGGACGTCCCCCACTGCGCTCATCGGATTCCAGCGAGCGGTCACGTTGGAGCACTTCGACCCGGCGCTGACAGCATCCGTCGCCGACGTCGGCGGGATCTACACGGACCCGTATGGGCGCCTGGACCACACGTTCGCCTACTTTCTGGTGGTCGCCGTCGGCGACAGCAGAATGGCGGTGACCGCATCCGACCATCTCCTCAAGGTCCACGCCCAGTCGACCGGAGTCGATCCGATCACAGGGCGCCGGTACAGCGCCAACAACCCCGACTCACAGCTCTGGATCCACGTGACCGGCTGGCACTCGGTTCTCAAGTGCTACGAGATGTACGGGCCGGGCAGACTCACGGCAGAAGAAGAGGAGCGATACTGGGCCGACTGTGTGATCGCCGCCGAACTGCAGACCTGCCGCCCGTCTGACGTCCCCACCAATCGCGACGAGGTGCGAGAGTACTTCGAGGCGGTTCGGTCCGGACTCTGCGTCTCCGAACGTGCGCATCGGGGCATGCACTATCTCCTCCACACACCTATCGATCGGGGTCCCCGTGTGTGGGCGAGCAGCCGGATCGTCGCGCCTGCCGCCATCGCGACACTCCCCAAATGGATGCGCACGGTCGGCGGATTCGACCATTCCGCAATCGTCGACGCCGCCTATCCTCCGGCAGTCCGCGCCGCGGTAGGCCTGCTCCGTCGCGACCCCCAATTGACGAGTCGCCTGGTCCGACGTGCGATCGGCCCGATGACCGGTGCGCTGTACGCGCAGCATCTGTCATCTCCCTCGCCCGACAGCGCAGCAACGCCGACCGTCGCACACGCCCGGGAGATCTACCGATCCTCGCGCGGACCCGCACCCGAGAACGGCGTTCCCGTCGCGTAG
- a CDS encoding TetR/AcrR family transcriptional regulator yields MSVTSSRTRGGSRNRAEHLGPDRRRPQILDAALQIANEDGISSVTIASIASSLDVTRPVVYACFSSRSEILAALIDREERYLGEALPGILRARAVDATEAVFIEGFQALLAAVAARPQAWRLLYGNPDAEVTELFGRGRAIVVERCRQLLAPTLDAWGTDDAERKLSALVEFWVSSGEGAVRTLLGSDSDHSMTPHDLGAFIGAAVYRGMRSA; encoded by the coding sequence GTGAGCGTGACGTCGAGTCGAACCCGCGGCGGCTCGCGCAACCGGGCCGAGCACCTCGGTCCTGATCGGCGCCGGCCCCAGATTCTCGACGCGGCTTTGCAGATCGCGAACGAGGACGGAATCTCATCGGTCACGATCGCGTCAATCGCATCGTCGCTCGATGTCACTCGACCGGTTGTCTATGCGTGTTTCTCGAGTCGATCAGAGATCCTCGCGGCGCTGATCGATCGAGAAGAGCGGTACCTCGGCGAAGCACTTCCGGGGATCCTGCGCGCACGAGCGGTCGACGCCACCGAAGCGGTGTTCATCGAGGGTTTTCAGGCTCTACTGGCGGCCGTCGCCGCTCGACCTCAGGCGTGGAGACTCCTCTACGGCAATCCCGATGCTGAGGTCACCGAGTTGTTCGGCCGCGGCCGAGCGATCGTTGTCGAACGGTGCCGACAGTTGCTCGCCCCGACGCTCGACGCGTGGGGAACCGACGATGCGGAACGGAAGCTCTCCGCTCTCGTCGAGTTCTGGGTCTCGTCGGGAGAAGGCGCAGTCCGAACACTTCTCGGTTCGGACTCCGACCACTCGATGACCCCGCACGATCTCGGGGCGTTCATCGGAGCGGCCGTCTATCGGGGGATGCGTAGCGCGTGA
- a CDS encoding SDR family oxidoreductase — protein MSKNILITGASSGFGRGAAIELARAGHKVVAAAETWPQVRSLRADAEAAGVELEVIKLNLLDEIDIAHAGTYAPDVLVLNAGVMEGGSIVDIPLQRARESFEINVFGHMALVQEIVPKMVARKSGKVVWTSSMGGILVVPFLGVYCATKHAIEAIAGSMKAELAPHGVQVATVNPGVFGTGFNDTGAESYVQWYDAATAVVPMPDFGDSLVGQADPQEMIDAMVEIIPADDHLYRTMRPVATIDAAKQWQETEWTQNV, from the coding sequence ATGTCGAAGAACATCCTGATCACCGGCGCCAGCTCGGGTTTCGGTCGCGGAGCCGCGATCGAACTCGCCCGTGCCGGGCACAAAGTCGTAGCGGCGGCCGAGACCTGGCCTCAGGTGCGCAGCCTGCGCGCTGACGCTGAAGCTGCAGGTGTAGAGCTTGAGGTGATAAAGCTCAACCTCCTCGACGAGATCGACATCGCCCACGCCGGCACGTACGCACCTGACGTCCTCGTGCTCAACGCAGGCGTCATGGAGGGTGGGTCGATCGTCGACATCCCCCTCCAGCGGGCACGAGAATCATTCGAGATCAACGTGTTCGGGCATATGGCCCTCGTCCAAGAGATCGTGCCCAAGATGGTGGCTCGCAAGTCCGGCAAGGTCGTGTGGACCTCGTCGATGGGCGGAATCCTGGTAGTCCCGTTCCTGGGTGTCTACTGCGCCACCAAACACGCGATCGAAGCGATCGCGGGATCAATGAAGGCCGAACTCGCACCCCACGGCGTCCAAGTCGCGACAGTGAACCCCGGAGTCTTCGGAACTGGGTTCAACGACACCGGAGCCGAGAGTTACGTTCAGTGGTACGACGCCGCCACAGCAGTGGTGCCTATGCCCGATTTCGGCGACAGTCTTGTCGGCCAGGCCGACCCGCAAGAAATGATTGATGCGATGGTCGAGATCATCCCCGCAGACGACCACCTGTACCGCACCATGCGCCCCGTAGCCACCATCGACGCTGCGAAGCAGTGGCAAGAGACGGAGTGGACCCAGAATGTCTGA
- a CDS encoding thioesterase family protein, with translation MTHVFDEATAVTALDTDTHTVRATTHPAYNNMVGPFGGITAATIVSALQKHPDALGDPLALTVNYVAPIAEGHWDLTLVPVRTNRTNQHWTFTIDQQEHTVATGTAVFGIRRDTWTDTEPAAPQAPDSDSVEAVDFPDFIAWARNYEKRFIVGGMNDGALDDSTTTMWIRDLPERPLDFASLTSITDTFFPRVFLRKGAYAPAGTISLTTYFHASADELAAQGSRPVLATAKAARFAGGHFDQYGQIWGDDDVLLATTHQLVYFKDAPA, from the coding sequence ATGACCCACGTCTTCGATGAAGCGACCGCCGTCACTGCGCTCGACACGGACACCCACACCGTCCGAGCCACCACACATCCGGCCTACAACAACATGGTCGGTCCGTTCGGCGGCATCACAGCTGCGACGATCGTCAGCGCACTGCAGAAGCACCCCGACGCTCTCGGCGACCCTCTCGCGCTGACCGTCAACTACGTCGCGCCCATCGCCGAAGGTCACTGGGACCTCACGCTCGTTCCGGTGCGCACCAACCGCACCAACCAGCACTGGACGTTCACCATCGACCAGCAGGAGCACACGGTCGCCACCGGTACCGCGGTGTTCGGCATCCGGCGGGACACGTGGACCGATACCGAGCCGGCCGCACCGCAGGCACCCGATTCCGACTCCGTCGAGGCCGTCGACTTCCCCGACTTCATCGCATGGGCGCGGAACTACGAGAAGCGTTTCATCGTCGGCGGGATGAACGATGGGGCGTTGGACGATTCGACGACCACCATGTGGATCCGCGACCTGCCCGAGCGGCCGCTCGACTTCGCGTCGCTGACAAGCATCACCGACACCTTCTTCCCCCGCGTGTTCCTGCGTAAGGGCGCCTACGCGCCGGCCGGCACGATCTCGCTGACCACGTACTTCCACGCCAGTGCGGACGAACTGGCAGCCCAGGGTTCGCGGCCCGTTCTGGCCACCGCGAAGGCCGCACGTTTCGCCGGCGGCCACTTCGACCAGTACGGCCAGATCTGGGGCGACGACGACGTGTTGCTCGCGACCACCCACCAACTCGTCTACTTCAAGGACGCTCCGGCCTGA
- a CDS encoding MFS transporter encodes MTDITTPPARPPISTRRAWAATITLSMSLLVITMDMTILNIALPTMSRELQPSGEQLLWIVDVYSLVLAGLLVASSAVADRWGRKRLLLTGYTIFALASLMVLFADSPGAVIAIRAMLGIGGAMIMPTTLSLIRTIFTDTKQRAMALALWSAIAGLGAAIGPLVGGVLLENLSWHSAFLVNVPLMVLAIIAGVLLLPESVSDKPGAWDWPTIGLSFSGMIALMWSIKKFGKESSLAVPSAWIVFVFAVVALTVFVRRSLRQDDPMLDVGLFRSRPFTGGIAGALGSMFAMAAALLLLAQWLQSVEGSSPISTGVKLIPLALAAAGASLIAPKLASMIGPRAVLAGAIGLSGLGMIMIYLIPGELTYASIVVALCLVGAGIGSLAVGSVLIMSGSPEHRAGNAAAMEETSYEVGSVLGVAILGSVASVMYRADLDSSGELAKLPGELAGPARESIGAAVDIANTVGLPDVAEAAGEAFTESMQVTSLVGGLIMLGVALTVWFVVPRGTTLDADAGH; translated from the coding sequence ATGACCGACATCACGACACCACCAGCCCGACCGCCCATCTCGACCCGCCGCGCATGGGCGGCGACGATCACGCTCTCCATGAGCCTGCTCGTCATCACCATGGACATGACGATCCTCAACATCGCGCTGCCGACCATGTCGCGCGAACTGCAGCCGTCCGGAGAGCAACTCCTCTGGATCGTGGACGTGTACTCGCTCGTCCTCGCGGGACTCCTGGTCGCGTCGAGCGCCGTCGCCGACCGCTGGGGACGCAAACGACTCCTGCTGACCGGCTACACGATCTTCGCGCTGGCGTCACTGATGGTGTTGTTCGCTGACTCGCCCGGCGCGGTCATCGCGATCCGCGCGATGCTCGGCATCGGTGGCGCCATGATCATGCCGACGACGTTGTCGCTGATCAGAACGATTTTCACCGACACCAAGCAGCGCGCGATGGCGCTCGCGCTATGGTCGGCGATCGCTGGTCTCGGTGCGGCCATCGGCCCCCTCGTCGGCGGTGTTCTGCTCGAGAACCTCTCGTGGCATTCGGCGTTCCTCGTCAACGTTCCGCTGATGGTCCTGGCCATCATCGCCGGCGTGCTTCTACTCCCGGAGTCGGTGTCCGACAAGCCGGGCGCCTGGGACTGGCCGACCATCGGTCTGTCGTTCAGCGGCATGATCGCGCTGATGTGGTCGATCAAGAAATTCGGCAAGGAATCGAGTCTCGCCGTTCCGTCTGCGTGGATCGTCTTCGTCTTCGCCGTGGTCGCATTGACGGTCTTCGTCCGACGCAGCCTGCGGCAGGACGATCCGATGCTCGACGTCGGACTGTTCCGCAGCCGTCCGTTCACCGGCGGCATCGCTGGTGCGCTCGGGTCGATGTTCGCGATGGCCGCGGCTCTGCTGCTGCTGGCTCAGTGGCTGCAGAGTGTGGAGGGCAGCTCGCCCATCTCCACCGGCGTCAAGCTGATCCCGCTCGCGCTCGCCGCAGCAGGCGCATCGCTCATCGCTCCGAAGCTGGCGAGCATGATCGGTCCGCGAGCTGTCCTCGCCGGAGCCATCGGCCTGTCCGGGCTCGGCATGATCATGATCTACCTCATCCCAGGCGAATTGACGTACGCGTCGATCGTGGTCGCGTTGTGCCTGGTGGGCGCGGGTATCGGTTCATTGGCCGTCGGTTCCGTCCTCATCATGTCGGGTAGTCCTGAGCACCGAGCGGGGAACGCCGCGGCGATGGAGGAGACCTCGTACGAGGTTGGAAGCGTCCTCGGCGTCGCGATCCTCGGCAGCGTCGCGTCCGTCATGTACCGCGCCGACCTCGACTCGTCGGGAGAACTCGCCAAGCTGCCCGGTGAGTTGGCGGGTCCGGCACGTGAATCGATCGGCGCAGCCGTCGACATCGCGAACACCGTGGGACTGCCTGACGTCGCGGAGGCGGCGGGGGAGGCGTTCACCGAATCGATGCAAGTCACCAGCCTGGTAGGCGGCCTGATCATGCTCGGCGTTGCGCTGACGGTCTGGTTCGTCGTTCCGCGCGGAACCACCTTGGATGCCGACGCCGGTCACTGA
- the gdhA gene encoding NADP-specific glutamate dehydrogenase, whose protein sequence is MSDWAPQLHDIYDVVNRRNPGEPEFQQAVREVFDSLSPVVAKHPEYVDVLTRMCEPERQIIFRVPWTDANGDVQINRGFRVEFNSALGPYKGGLRFHPSVNLSIVKFLGFEQIFKNSLTGLPIGGGKGGSDFDPKGLTDLEIMRFCQSFMTELYRHIGEYTDVPAGDIGVGGREIGYLFGQYKRITNRYESGVLTGKGVSWGGSLVRPEATGYGAVFFVDEMLKSKGDTFEGKKVLVSGSGNVATYAIEKIHQLGGTVIGCSDSSGYVIDDKGIDLEILKEVKEVRRARLSEYVALRGNGTKVGTEGSLWQVPADIALPCATQNELDENDAKALVANGCIIVGEGANMPTTPEAIKVLQAAGVGYAPGKAANAGGVATSALEMQQNASRDAWSFEYAEGRLNAIMRDIHRNCLETADEYGDPGNYVTGANIAGFVKVADAMNSLGVI, encoded by the coding sequence ATGAGTGACTGGGCCCCCCAGCTCCACGACATCTACGACGTCGTCAACCGCCGCAACCCCGGTGAACCCGAGTTCCAGCAGGCCGTTCGCGAAGTCTTCGATTCGTTGAGCCCCGTCGTCGCCAAGCACCCCGAGTACGTCGACGTCCTGACCCGCATGTGCGAGCCGGAACGCCAGATCATCTTCCGCGTCCCGTGGACCGATGCGAACGGCGACGTTCAGATCAACCGCGGTTTCCGCGTCGAGTTCAACTCGGCCCTCGGCCCGTACAAGGGCGGACTGCGTTTCCACCCGTCGGTGAACCTGTCGATCGTCAAGTTCCTCGGCTTCGAGCAGATCTTCAAGAACTCCCTGACCGGCCTGCCCATCGGCGGCGGCAAGGGCGGCTCCGACTTCGATCCCAAGGGTCTCACCGACCTCGAGATCATGCGCTTCTGCCAGTCGTTCATGACTGAGCTGTACCGCCACATCGGCGAGTACACCGACGTTCCGGCAGGCGACATCGGTGTCGGCGGGCGCGAGATCGGCTACCTGTTCGGCCAGTACAAGCGCATCACCAACCGCTACGAGTCCGGCGTCCTCACCGGCAAGGGCGTCTCGTGGGGCGGCTCGCTGGTCCGCCCGGAGGCCACCGGCTACGGCGCAGTGTTCTTCGTCGACGAGATGCTGAAGTCCAAGGGCGACACGTTCGAGGGCAAGAAGGTCCTCGTGTCGGGTTCGGGCAACGTCGCGACCTACGCCATCGAGAAGATCCACCAGCTCGGCGGCACCGTGATCGGCTGCTCCGACTCGTCCGGCTACGTCATCGACGACAAGGGCATCGACCTCGAGATCCTCAAGGAGGTCAAGGAGGTCCGCCGTGCACGCCTGAGCGAGTACGTGGCACTGCGCGGCAACGGCACCAAGGTCGGAACCGAGGGCTCGCTCTGGCAGGTCCCCGCCGACATCGCGCTCCCCTGTGCCACCCAGAACGAGCTCGACGAGAACGACGCCAAGGCGCTCGTCGCCAACGGCTGCATCATCGTCGGCGAAGGCGCCAACATGCCCACCACCCCGGAGGCCATCAAGGTCCTCCAGGCCGCCGGCGTCGGCTACGCGCCCGGCAAGGCCGCCAATGCCGGCGGTGTCGCCACCTCCGCGCTGGAGATGCAGCAGAACGCGTCGCGCGATGCGTGGAGCTTCGAGTACGCCGAGGGTCGCCTCAACGCGATCATGCGCGACATCCACCGCAACTGTCTGGAGACCGCCGACGAGTACGGCGACCCCGGCAACTACGTCACCGGCGCCAACATCGCCGGCTTCGTGAAGGTCGCCGACGCGATGAACTCGCTCGGCGTCATCTGA
- a CDS encoding heme-binding protein translates to MSEITLTHASRLIAAGVAAAEAEGMKAVFAVLDKGANLVAFARMDGAWLASNELAIAKARTSVMFQAPTTALAAPLEIGKPALHFDHIHSPGLLLVGGGVPLFDSDGVLIGGLGASGGSPEQDDALARAAAAAA, encoded by the coding sequence ATGTCTGAGATCACCCTCACCCACGCAAGTCGACTGATCGCAGCCGGAGTTGCAGCGGCCGAAGCTGAAGGAATGAAGGCAGTCTTCGCGGTGCTGGACAAGGGAGCAAACCTAGTAGCGTTCGCCCGGATGGACGGCGCGTGGCTGGCATCAAACGAACTTGCGATCGCAAAAGCACGGACGTCGGTCATGTTCCAAGCGCCGACAACCGCGCTCGCAGCACCCCTGGAGATCGGCAAGCCCGCCCTGCATTTCGACCACATTCACTCGCCGGGCCTGCTGCTCGTCGGCGGCGGCGTTCCACTGTTTGACAGTGACGGTGTACTCATCGGCGGCCTTGGGGCCTCCGGTGGATCACCGGAACAAGACGATGCACTTGCGCGGGCCGCAGCTGCAGCAGCGTGA
- a CDS encoding DUF5642 family protein — protein sequence MVRNIFGKTAGAVLACTASIGLVAGCSTDGDAVKGDVGSAASTTQSDADPAKVRALVLTPKDFPAGYVAQEIPLSQMDDTLDKLRAATKGATFTPASCGDVNAIPDIDFGKIGLAVATKGMTASLTEMVTVGGTTVSNYRRQVTGECSTMTMTMEMEGQKVTSLVKQNVLDTPKVDADDSIVVEAVTTTKVGGQTVQTRTLTGAAEVDGYLINVTATNMVPSGDPDRAGFEDLFTKAVAKVADQA from the coding sequence ATGGTGCGGAACATCTTCGGTAAGACGGCGGGCGCTGTGCTCGCCTGCACGGCGTCGATCGGCCTGGTTGCCGGTTGCAGCACGGACGGCGACGCAGTCAAGGGCGATGTGGGGTCGGCGGCGTCGACCACGCAGTCGGACGCGGACCCGGCGAAGGTCCGAGCGCTGGTCCTGACTCCCAAAGACTTTCCCGCAGGCTATGTCGCGCAGGAGATCCCGCTCAGCCAGATGGACGACACGCTCGACAAGCTGCGCGCAGCGACGAAAGGCGCGACCTTCACTCCGGCGTCGTGCGGCGATGTGAACGCCATCCCGGACATCGATTTCGGCAAGATCGGTCTCGCCGTCGCCACGAAGGGCATGACCGCCAGTCTCACGGAGATGGTGACAGTCGGTGGCACGACGGTCTCGAACTACCGCAGGCAGGTCACCGGTGAGTGCTCGACGATGACGATGACGATGGAGATGGAAGGCCAGAAGGTGACCTCGCTCGTCAAGCAGAATGTGCTCGACACGCCGAAGGTCGACGCGGACGACTCCATCGTCGTCGAAGCTGTGACCACCACAAAGGTTGGTGGTCAGACTGTCCAGACTCGCACTCTCACGGGTGCGGCGGAAGTCGACGGCTACCTGATCAATGTGACGGCTACGAACATGGTGCCGAGCGGGGATCCGGACCGCGCCGGATTCGAGGACCTGTTCACCAAGGCGGTCGCGAAGGTTGCGGACCAGGCATGA
- a CDS encoding TetR/AcrR family transcriptional regulator yields the protein MTTTPVRERLLTSATLLLRSRGADGFGMSELLEHSKVARRSMYQYFPEGKADLLRVATADAGKGVGNMLKAVLAEMSTLDALDFWARQWADLLVESDYRLGCPLAAASLSAQEYPAAASEAATAFRRFEVLIADAFVRDGLDANEAATAGAVLVSGLEGAILTARATRDVSVFHTLAAHARAVWGAKLA from the coding sequence ATGACCACGACGCCCGTACGCGAACGCCTGCTGACGTCGGCGACGCTGCTCCTGCGCAGTCGCGGCGCCGACGGATTCGGGATGTCCGAGCTCCTCGAGCACAGCAAGGTCGCCCGTCGGTCGATGTACCAGTACTTTCCCGAAGGCAAGGCCGACCTGCTCCGCGTCGCGACCGCCGACGCGGGCAAGGGGGTCGGAAACATGTTGAAAGCCGTCCTCGCCGAGATGTCCACACTCGACGCCCTCGACTTCTGGGCTCGGCAGTGGGCTGACCTCCTGGTCGAGAGCGACTACCGACTCGGGTGCCCGCTGGCCGCCGCCTCCCTGAGCGCCCAGGAGTACCCGGCCGCCGCCTCGGAGGCGGCGACCGCGTTCCGCCGATTCGAGGTGCTGATCGCCGACGCCTTCGTCCGGGACGGTCTCGACGCCAACGAGGCCGCCACCGCGGGCGCCGTCCTGGTGTCCGGGTTGGAGGGCGCGATCCTCACTGCCCGCGCCACTCGCGACGTGTCCGTGTTCCACACTCTCGCGGCCCATGCCCGCGCGGTCTGGGGCGCGAAGCTCGCCTAA